The genomic stretch ccacaCAACAAATAGCTATATGtcctagtaaaaaaaaaaatatatacaaaaaaaataataagacaaaatcATAATGATTTTCTAATATGTCTCTCtctcgttaaaaaaaaaaaaaaaaaagaattgtttcttttcttaacTTCCCAACATAAGGTTTGTTAGATACCCAGGCGATAGTCCTAAAAAAGAGATTGGTTCCTAGAAGCCACCAAGTCTATACTGACGCATCTATAGTTTGGAGGCCTCGTGCTGTGGGGATACGGGATCTGTTTTACTTGATTAGAGTGGCCATCTCCATATGGTTAATACATGTCATGCTTTTTGGAGTTAAGCAGTGGTTGGGGAAGCCATGGCTATTAGATTGGATTTGGAGACTGCTATAAATGACAGAGTTTTGTTGAGTTATCATCCACTCAAAATGTCTTACGGATGAATCTGTGCCTCTAGTACATCTCCATGATTTTTTGTTGGATCTAAGCATTCTTTGAAATGATAATTTCATAAAGAAATGAAAGCTACAATAATGAATATAGTTCCTAGCACACCTGGGCCTTGACCTAACAGTTTGATAATGCTTGCTTGATTGTTGGTTAATGGATCCATTCCTCACAATGAACACCGGTGCTTGAGATATTCATATGCGCCAATTAAGTTTAGCTTCATGCTTTCGAAATGTTAAGACTTCCACCTTAAAACCATATGATCCCCTTGTATTGGGCCCAGTGGCCCTTTGCACCAAAACAAATATTGTCGTTCCCATTAGCTCAACTTTTTCATATTGAAGCGTTCCTATCAGCTCTACTTGAATGGAAACTTTCATAAAGAAACGAAGGGTACAATAATGACATCCTTTATGGTTGTCAATTTTTTAAaagtgaagaaaagagaagtagAAAATGTTTAAAGTAATAAAACTACCTTAAAGTGCCAGGGTAGCTATTCAAATCACCATTCCCCTGCTTTGTTGCAGTGGCATTCATTGCCTACTTTTAAGTGCATCAGTTTTACCTTGCAAAATGTATATTTATGAATCTACATTGTAGATAATGTTTTGTTAAAATGAGATCCgttttgataccatttgtaatgtcgaatctcattaattttgacaaaatattgtcttctttggtCCATGGGCCTCAGGTTATAAAACGTATTAAGgaagctagaggttatcaattaGTCCAACAACTTTCCCCTAGGTGAtgtaggactaaagtttgtacatcCTCACGAATCTTTCAGACTTTACCGTATTTTTTGTGGAAACACCTCAAACGATCTCTTAGGCGGGTtcggtacttgccatattcttgagTGTATTAATGTATAGTAAAGACTTTTAAGTTTGGAACTATCTTAGCATAAGGTATCAATAGATTTgccctttgttttatttttaaaagttatttaatatgagggtaaaaatggattttcaagaAATTACAAGTCATTTTAAGATAGCATTTAATGTGATTCCTATGTGAAATGATAAATTTACCCTAATTGAAAAACACTGCATTAAATACTTTTGGAAGTAAAACAAGGGGAAATTAAATAAATGTGTCACATTTTAAATACACCAAATGGGGTGTTATTTAGACACTCCCTTTAAGTTATTTCTATTTGTAAATTATTTGTTTTGTGCAATTTTATTTGTTATGCATCTTTGATCCTGTTTCCCTTCTTTAGAAATAGTTATCCCCTATCATTTTAAAGGTAATTTCACTGTTATATATGAAATAAATATGATTTGATTTTGCAGCATTTCATATCTTCCTCAAGCAACTTCTTTTTATGAAAgataaaattcattaaaataaGTATGGCAAACGACGGCTATAGTCTGCCCTGAATTGATGTGCCAATGgtttggaacaaaaaaataaaaaaataataaaaacaaaatacaaaacaaaaaacaaaaatttatccTATTCTATGAGAGGGAGAGATGGTGTGAATGAGGAGATTTGAATCAACAACCTCCTGCTAGGATGGGCTCTAAAATGAGTCTAACTTGGGTTTGTTTTAGTAGCCATTTATAGATACTATAGATCCCAATTATGGATTGGATACAAATGGGTTATAActgtttataatttttattttattttatttatttatttatttgctaaCGAAAGAAATTCAAGTGTCTTGCGGGGtcatactgaccccataacCTCATGGACGAAGTCATATTGGgattaaatgagaaccattcaattttcacgaaaaacattgaaaaacactaaacaatTATCTCAAGAagataagaggagtcaaactcaaaGAACTATACATTTGCTGAGACAAAAATTCCTTAGTAACTACATTATCCCTAGGGATTATAATTATATTacattaggtttttttttaattgatagaGAAATTATGTCTcctcctaccaaaaaaataaaaaatcatgtcTCCAAGAATTATCTAGTCAAGCAGCAGACACAACCCTCCTTAGTCAAGTCATCGTCTATAATgggtaaggaaaaaaaaaaaaaaaaaaaagtgagtctACACTTTATTGTCCTATATCCTTATCTAGTCATCCTCCACTCAAGGAAGAAAAATGCTATCCACATACAGATTTACAGGGGCCCAAAACTCATTCAAAAGGACAAAGCATAAAGAAGGAACAATGCTAGATACTGCTACTCCAGTACTGTTCTCCTCTTCTATTCAAACTCCgtaaagccttttttttttcttctttcctattaaGTGCATACTCTTAGATCGTGGGGTTGTTTTGAGATAGAATTGATTTGAAGCTCACATGATCACCTGATACAGAGATAAGGAGAAGCTCACAAGATCCATCTTGGAAGGTGACTTTGATAACTCCATGTTAGAAGGTGAATGGGGAAGAACACCAGAGAGAAGTTATGATCACTGTTAACCAAAGCGCAACTCAGTGAAGATAggttgttattttttaaaaatttaggaaaaatatgGCTGATTGGATTTTATAACATttagctgaaagaagaaatagtTCCAACATGAATTCTTTTAGATCAATTTAATTGGAGAATATTTAACATTTGTTTCTATCCATAAATTCCGTCAATGTATTCTAAAAAATTGGTTGGttcagaattttattgaagtcattagtaattaaatatattaattttaaaatatcttttatttcatttgATTGTTGTGAGAAAGTggtctctcctcttcttcccccGGCCTTTCTCACTCCGTAGAGGAAGAGTTTCGGGTAGATGCTCTGAGTTTGTTAAGGTTTCATTTCTTTTGATGTGGTAGAGTTGAGAAGTTCGGTTTctcttctgctgatggcaatactGAAGGTGGGGATGATATTCTTGCTTCTCCTCTCTCTGTTTATGAGTTTCTGGTGTCATTTTTTACCCAgcttgtaattattttttgtttttctcttatttaataaacataaccaaaaataaataaataaataaaataaaatgattactGTAATGAACTAGAGATACACATGTAGGCTAAAGAATTCAAGTAATCATAATCAGCACTGGAGTTGGTTGCCGCGGATTTTGATCCAATTCTAATCTTAATTAGCCTCAATCATGAAAATTTAAACTAATTATTAATAATTTAGAATCAGCAACAAcaatagaaacaacaaaaaatcctaGAAAAACCATTTTGGATTGGGCAGAACTAGGATCCGATCTCGATTCCTAGAACCCTGATAGGCTAGGGATAAATAATAGTTGGTTATTTGtaatttggaaaaaatattaGGCTTTGTAATTAAGATCACTTATGTCTCACTTCTCTTTActgttttttttattcttcgAAGTTGTAAGGGTTTGCAATCGTCTTCTTTAACACACAGAGGGTATGTAGACAAGCTAAAGACTTTTACAATTGTGCGAACTTGAAGTATGTATATCTATTATTCTCTTTCGTTGATGGTTTATAGACATGAAGGACACAATCCATGAGatgtctttctttctttttttattttttatttttatagcaTGCCTTCAGTCCAATAGATCTAATATAATTATAATCACATTAACAAATGTATAGTCTTATCTCTTGAAGGAAatatatgtttttcatttttctatccCATAAAAACATGTGCATTAATtcatagatttaaaaaatatgaatggTGGTCTAAATAAGGGGTATTGCCCACCCcacttttttccctttctaatTTGGTATTTATACAGAACCCTCTTAGTAAGAACTAGTATCAAACCATATAATCTCTAGAAAAACTGTCACATACCAAAATCCATGAATTGATCAATTTATAAATAtccatttctcttttgttttaatttttttatttctttgtttcaacACCACACTTTGATTGGTGAAATTCAAAACATAGCTTCTATTCACATAACTTGcagtttatgttttttttaacCTATGTATTAATGATCTAGAGACACATTTGTAAGCAAGTGgtaaaatatgataaaaatccAATGCTATCGTCCTATAAAGAAATTTAGATTGGAGGAGGGGATAATTTGtaattatatattaaatatggtatctaattaaactaattactaatgatattcttcttcttttctcctcataGTTTGATTCTTCAAAACCTAGCATTTGTAACTATCTTCTTCAACACAAGGAGGGTGCGTGAATAAGTTAGAGGTTTTCGCAATTGTGAAAGCTTGAGGTATGTACATATATTCTTCTCTTTAGTTGGTGATTTGTGGACCTGAAGAAGTCAATTCATGGGATATAGAAAATTTGGTTTCCTCATTAAATTATAATTTCATCTTATAATGCTTTTAGTCCAATAGATTTAATATAGAATATTGATCAGCTCAATAAATGTTTAGTCTTAGCTCTTgggtaaaaaaaatattgtttttccACTCCAAAAAGGCATGCTTATTAATTCATAGTTTTAAAGAAAAGGGATGCTGAACAAACGGTAAAGGGGATTGTCCCCTTGGTTTAGtgttaagaaaataataataataataaaataaaataaaaataaaattgtagatctttaaattcttttttttaaccaaCAATTTGATTCGTCAAATTCAAAATCTCATATCTTTTCATATTAATTGGTAGTCTAGAATTAAAATCTATGTATTAATGAGAACGAGAATCATGGCATCTACCTAAGGTAATATGACAGATTtgggtccccccccccttcttcccGTCAAGAAGGTATAAAATAAGACCCAAATCCTCCATTGAAAGGAAAAGGGATAAATTGACATTTAGTTACAACTAGTCCAACAAGAATCTAAATAACACATGCtctaaagataaagaaaaactaaaaaagCAAGTTTAAATTTGTCAGAACTTCTAGGCATTTGTCATTGATAGGAAATATAAATAATTCCTAGTTAAAATTACATGGCATTCCCAACTATTTTCTGCTCTGAGCTTAGAGAGGCATGATTTGTATTTTTAGGGACATCACTTTCTCCGATAGAAAAGTGGCTAATGAGGTCTAGAGGTATTTAACAAATCATTCATATAAACATAAGCTACTTAGATataaggaaaattatcttgtaccacccttatttttaaaatttatttgagATACcactctaaaaaataaaaaatggcaaaCGTACCCCTAAAGTCTAACACCGTTAATTTACAAAtgaaatttatcatttttaccttaaaacaaaatacaaataaaaaaaggctAATTCTCATTTGAACCCTAGAAAGAGGATGTTTGCAGCACCTCTTCTTCTCAGGCGATGATTACAACAGCGAGGTCGCCGCTTGCAGCAGCCAGCGATTGACGGCCAATCGAAGGAAGATGAATCATTGGGGGTGAGAAACATAGGAGCTGCACCAACATTGTGGGTGATGATCGAAGATCACTACCTCAACTGAAATAGAAGTATAGGACTGAGAAGGGTTTTCTTTCAAACCTTCTGAATCGTCGCCGCCGTCAGCGATCTGCTCATTAATTGCAGTGTATTCATTGGTTGTCTAGCCATCTCCAATAGCAGCTTCTGAGTGTAATTGCTGGGTATTGTTGTTTTTCATCACGGGTGGTCTAAGAATATGTCAACAAATGGATAGGTGGTGCATGATTCGTTACCAAATTTTAGAGAAACCAAACCAGGAACTTTGTCTTCCTACAGTTTTGCCGAGGACGAGGTGGGTGATCTTTGGTGACATATTTCTCTATTTGCACCTATTTGACAATACAACTCCAGCTTTTGGAGGCACTTCAATAATAAGGGAAGAATGTCTAGCTGATTCTGACATCATCTGATACGCCATTGATCTGATCCAACAAGGAAACATTCCAGTCAGGAATTCTAATTTGATCTATTTGCCCATTGAAACTCCAGATTGCCGATGGCAGTTGTCACCCTTTGTCTTCCTACCATTTTGTACCACTCTGAGATCGTCCTGGCCTGTGTGTGACGCTATACCCCATTCCGATCAATCACCAGGAACAACCCATTTTTAATCGCAATTGTGAAGGAGTTCAATCTATATCTATCCATGTATTCTTCTAACTCTAAAACTAAGGGACTCAGAACTGGGGCAGCGGTCCGGCGGAATATTGATTGGAATGGGGTGGAGGGCCCAGGTGAACTTACCGTGTAGTAATTTGCCCCGGGAAGAACAACAACGGCGTTTATTAGCCAAGAGGGTAAAATAACAAATTTTCTCTTGAAGAGTAAACACGTCATTTAAAAAATACCAAACGTGACACATCATCActtcacacttgtgacctaacggaatggatttaagagtaattatttaaaaaaaaaagggtatatacatgtcattttttattttttaggatggtatctcaaataaatttttaaaacaGGGtagtacaagataattttcctagaTATAATCTTGGTGtcttgttttaaaattttgaaaagatcatGAATGAACACAAATAATTATTCTTAAAATCAATAATTCGATCTGAGAGATCAACCAATTTGAAACTCCATTAGAAGAAGGAACTATGGAGAAAGACATCACTTTAATCCTCGTAAAAAAGTTTACCCTGCTGGTCTATATTCTTGGTAGagggaaaacaaagaagaatacCAAATTTTATCGACCCTAGACCCCTTTAAGTCTTTCTTCAggattctttttttaattgtcttatAGTTACTTTATAATTCATCTCATATATGCagtgaggaaagaaaaatgtaaaataactATTCcaatggattgtatatttttgtaGGGAAACACTTTAAGGTTAATTTGTGTTAATTTGTGAGCAGATCTAACATAAAATAAGATTGGTtgcatatatttttattttataaagaaaatatttttcatattttacctAGAGGCTTTTGCAATTATGAAAGCTTGAGGCTTGAGGTGATGGTTTGTCAAGGCTAGAATCGGTGACCAAATCGGTTCTGTCGGTGCCAATACAGATCGGACTAGAATCGGTCTTGCTGAGGTTGGGTCCACTATCCATCTGTCTTAAAGCTATGTTTATTTCTGTAAGTAAAATAAAgatcttttcttttatgtttttatcaAGAGTGAGAAAAATAGTTTATAAGAAAGTGTTTCTAATAGGGGACTGCAGTTCCTACATATGTGCGAAGATGAAGAATCCATAGaaacattatttttctttttatgaagtGGGTTGCTCATTTCGCGTCCCCCTCCCccatcccaaaagaaatttcCATTAATTAAGGGGGAATACGTACACATAGACTAACAAggagtgaatttttttttttttttatttaaataaatgattCTTAGAAGAagtgtgtttgtgtttgtggaGGGGCGATTCCAGGCAATGTCGCGTCAACATTCTTTCTCGCACTAGATTACAAATACAAAGAGCAATAGTTAGgggaagaaatgaaaagaagtaATTGAAAAGAGATGAGTTTGAGTTTGTGTTTGTGGAGGAATATTGAACTCTTTAATCAAGTAACTGTCCATATaatggggaagaaaagaaaagaagaaagcaaaagtGATTGTGTCCACACATTATTGTCCTCTTTATCTAGTCATATACTGCACTCAGGGAAGAAAAATACTCTCTTTTAGGTATATTTCTTTGAGATCTTATAAAGTCTCAAAACTCATTCTGAAGGCCAGAGCATCTAGGAACGAATCTATGTATTACTACTTCTCTAGTTCTCCTCTTCTATTCATAAACTGTGAAccttttttattgttcttttttatcAAGTGCACACTCTTCCCTTGTGGGATTGTTTTGAGAGAGAATCGATTTGAAGCTCACCTGACCACCTGATACAGAGTTAAGAAGCAGCTCACGAGATCCATTGGAAGGTGACACTGTATGGGGAAGTACACCAGAGAGAAGAAATGGCTGTTAATCGAAGGGCAACTCAGTGACCATATATAGgtaagtattttattttttattttttaaattaagaaaaatgtgACTAATAGGAATTTACAACGTTTAGCTGAAAATAATTCTGATCATCAATTATTTTAGACCAATTTGATTGGTGAATATTGAAATTCTGTCACTGTATTTTAAAGAATTTAttggttcaaaattttattgaagtaattaaaaattttatttaatattttcaaaataatttaacaATTTTTAATGAACTAGAGTCACGTTTGTAGGCTAAAGGAGTCGAGTAATCGGAAATAATATTCAATTTGGTTGTCTCTGATTCTGATCCAATTCTAATCTGAGTTGgcttgagaaagaaagaaagaaagaaagaaaaaaaaaaaaccatttgaattagaaaaaaaaaaaatcgtagaAAACCCATTCTAGATTGGATGTCAATTAATATTTAGTTATTTTCTgatctttagccaaaaaaaaaaaggaaggattgGACAGAATTGGGAACTGTCGTGGCCAATTAGTCCAATCCGATCTAAATTCCTAGAACCATAGTAGGCTAGGGGTAAAATAATAGGTgcttaattttaattatttgaaaTATTACATATGCTAATTAATTAAGATCACTTATgcctcatttttcttttctgctcttggttttgttttttaaagCCCTAgggtttgtaatttttttttttttttttgttaacaaaaGTGTCCGGGTTAGCTTACGCGCgcctcgactaatcctcagggagactagcacagcaacccaccgcTATGATCTCCAtgtaaatcgcagatgcacataTGGGAAatcaaacctgagaccgtgcgtctaatccacacaatcttcAGTTGTcataaccatctgggcaacccacgggtgggtacaaaataaataagaaaacacacacacactcacacagaGGGTATGTATATAAGTAGAGGGTTTGTGCGATTGTGAAAGCTTAAGGTATGTATatctattattttctctctcttttctttttttgttttttgtttgtttaggGTAAACCTTTAGTTGTTCCTTGTTTAAATTACCGTTAAAACAAGGAACAATGGAGAAACGGCGCCACTTTAATGCTTGTTAAAAGAGTTTATACTGCTGGTCTATATTCTTAGCAAAGGGAATCAAAGAGAAGTACCAAATTAGATGGACCCCATACCCTTTTTTACTCtttcttctgatttttttttttttattatcttcatATAGTTACTTTATAATTCATCTTGTATGGTTGTATATGCATTATGGAAAGAAAAATGTGGTTTTATATTTTCGTAGGGAGATACTTTAATGTTAAAATTCTCATATAGTTACTTTATAATTCTCTTTTGAAGAAAATAGTTTTTCTTATTGTACCTATTTTTGGCACCCCATAGAACATGTGTCACAAGTGCCAACTAAGCAGTTAGGAAGAGCTGTGTTTGcccctaaaataaaaaagtgtacaaataaataaataaataaaatcagaaTTTGGCAGTCCATAATTCTAACTCAAGCATGTTCCAAaccaaaataatataaataaataaaaactaacaaAGTTAATTCAAATTTGTGGGTCTGTCTAAATATCTAATTGGAAGTCTCAACTATTCCAAGTAGccgatttatttatttattttaaaacatTTCAAGTAGCAATTAATAAACGTGAAATTTCCATTTATTGCCAATTCTAACtttcaagattttattttcagtATTCATCATCTCTCTGCTAGTTTTAAGCTACAACAATGGATATTGTCATTGGACCCACCACAGAAGTGGTCAAGTATTTGGTTTCTCCCTTCATGCAGCACGCCAACTATCTTGTTCATAATAAGAGAAATGCTAATGACCTTAGAAACCAAATAGCAAAACTTGGAGATCTGAAAACAGATGTGCAACGTTCTGTCGATGCGGCTCACAGGAGAGGAGAAGTGATAAAAGTGGTGGTGGAAAGTTGGTTAACAAGAGTGAATCAAATAGAGTCTGAGGAGATAACATTACATAATGCATTGGAAGAGATCAAGGGATGCCTCCAAGGGGGTTGCTCTGGGCCTTATGAAGTAGGGAAAGATGCAAAATGCATGATTGACAATGTCAATCAGCTACTAAATGAAGGTCAACAATTTTCTGTTTTTCCAGATCCTTCTCCGTTTCATCCAGGCCCAGAATCCATGCAGACACTAGACTTTCAAGTTTATGAGTCCACCAAATTAGCTATGCACAAAATCATGGGGCCTTTGAAGGATGAGAATATCAACATGATTGGTGTATATGGGATAGTAGAGATGCATGGATTCTCTTCAAATGGGCTGCTGGAGATTGTATAGAGGACGACGATACGCTAGGTCCGTTGGTAAATCAATTTGTATTAGAATGTGGGGGATTACCAATGGCAATCGTTGTAATTGGAAGTGCACTACGAGATAATGACCATTTGGAATGGGAAGATGCAATCAGCGAGGTCGCCGCTTGCAGCAGCCAGCGATTGACGGCCAATCGAAGGAAGATGAATCATTGGGGGTGAGAAACATAGGAGCTGCACCAACATTGTGGGTGATGATCGAAGATCACTACCTCAACTGAAATAGAAGTA from Macadamia integrifolia cultivar HAES 741 chromosome 11, SCU_Mint_v3, whole genome shotgun sequence encodes the following:
- the LOC122093708 gene encoding uncharacterized protein LOC122093708; translated protein: MDIVIGPTTEVVKYLVSPFMQHANYLVHNKRNANDLRNQIAKLGDLKTDVQRSVDAAHRRGEVIKVVVESWLTRVNQIESEEITLHNALEEIKGCLQGGCSGPYEVGKDAKCMIDNVNQLLNEGQQFSVFPDPSPFHPGPESMQTLDFQVYESTKLAMHKIMGPLKDENINMIGVYGIVEMHGFSSNGLLEIV